The uncultured Methanobrevibacter sp. genome has a segment encoding these proteins:
- a CDS encoding HNH endonuclease, translating to MTLHHAKSIKDFLELQYRSDNLKSICKTCHENLHELEF from the coding sequence TTGACTTTACATCATGCAAAATCTATTAAAGATTTTTTAGAGCTACAATATAGGTCAGATAATCTAAAATCTATTTGTAAAACATGCCATGAAAATCTACATGAATTAGAATTTTAA